The Cydia pomonella isolate Wapato2018A chromosome 13, ilCydPomo1, whole genome shotgun sequence genome segment ACGGCACCTTAACTACACTTCAGTTGGCTACCAAGTATTTATGCTCGATAATTTACACAAAATTATATGAATTACATCTGCGATTGGTTGAAAtgtcatttattatttgttacagAACCTGCTCAGACCCAGAAGCAGTTGTTTTATTTTGCATCATATTTATTATctcaataagatgaaagtcagacGGTTCTATACTGATTGTCTATATCAGTTtttcatgtgtttttttttttaatttggaaagTCTTGATTACTCTGTAAAATCTCAAAATAgtgaaatatgtacaaaaatttgtatgtaAGGTCAGGAGTTAAAGTCGTACATACCATGGTAAAAAGCCAAAACTCAAAAGGCCGCAACAGTAATAATAGGGATATTTCCTGTATTTAAAAGAAATtcatttcacaccatgcacaaACTGAAGCACCagaaaaatattcgaaaaacttagacagcagttatttttagaccCAAATTCTATTCACTAAATCTGTAGGTAACTTGACTGCGACATCATTGTTCTGTATTTCTTAGAGATTTCATAGTGACTCATCATTTTGGCAAttcaaaaaaaagaaactgatttgactaagCAGTCACTCTACCTTGCACCTAAATGTAATGTGCTAATGCCAGGACTGTTATATCCTGAGCGGCCTGCATTAGTCAACATCTATAGAACTTATTCCCACCAGCTTGCCCTAATTTGGAACAAGCACCTTATCCTATAAAACTcaatgaaaaagaaaataaccTGCCCTCCTTACCCTGCCACTGCTAAGGTAAAAAATTACTGTTATGGTCACTTTAACCCAGAAAATAGTGATGCTTTATGCAGTGCATAAAAGGCTGTGTTTGAAATGTGATGATGACATATTTACTTGTGAGACAAGCATGAATATTTGCAGATTTTTggatatattaatttatacaaGAGTTAGTCTTAGAACACTTACGAGTTAGaaccaatacaaaaaaaaacttagtttaGGACTAGATTGTCTCTTAAATATTCAGTCTTAATGGTATTGTAACCTCTGAGCGCCATTCTATCAATAAATTGAGTTAAACCTTGTCTTTCAGTGGAATGGAAGTTGTATTAACCCTTTGTGTGTCCCTGTCAAACATTTGTTGCTGAATGAATAATCTTGAAATTGTAAATTAGGCGGTATTCACAAGGCGTTAATTTTTTCCGTATACCGTATACGTGATTTTATCGAATACCATagtgacagcaaaatttgtTTGGCAACTTACAAAATCGTTTACCCGGCTAGATGGCTTTCCCGCATAGATGCCGTATGAACCTAGTCATACAATCCAAATTGTATGGGACGTATATGGGACAAGGCATACGAAAGGTTGTCAAGTAGTTAGTTTATTGTAAACTGTTTCAACTATGCCTTAGTTTTAAAAGTACATTTAGTGACAGTTTtcactaaaatatttaatattatttgattaatatTACATTGAAAATAACGTATTATATCTAACAGTAGTGTTAGATATAATACATTAGTGTAGATATAATACGTTAACAACGTTAACGTTAACGTTAACATagaattttttcactttttaggCCTCTAAAAAAACGAaccctgaaaataaatgttccGTTGCCTACGTCTAACTTCAAGAACAacccaaaaaataaaaagcttacCGTATTTGACGTAGTCTTCAAGGTAAACTCCAAACAGCTGAGAAAGTTTTTAACATTCAAAATTTTATCATACACCAATGATATGAATGACAAATGACACGGAGAACTTCACGGTGGATTTTTCTTTCAGATGACTTGTATTTCAACACACGGATGATGTTCCGCTATAAATTTTACCCCATAAACGAAATGTAGAGGATTGTATACTGATTTCATATAAAGTATAGGATTTTAATCAAGTTGAAATTcaagaaatataaatttttGATCCTTTTTAGACACGAGCCTTTTTTTACTCGATCATTCATAGACAATATAGATAAAaatgagtattttatttttaattgagtAAAGGCCTCTACAGACGTTGCAACAAATGGCATGCGATTATCGATGACGTTTGGAGAGGAGATTTGCTTTTACACATGGGCTAAAATTAACACAAATTCAGCACAGAAtacaataaattcaaatattctgTGAACAAAcatattccatacaaaaaaacaggtgcccaataaataaataaatgtgtgtatgtgtgtgtgtgtgtgtgtgtgtgtatgtattgAGTGACAGTAGAGATCACGACTCAATTTTCTGATAAATTCAGCTCGTGTAAGGTGCCCCTAAAacctattttaaatatttttgtcaaagttGTCAAACTCATTTGAAATAAGAATCTGTCTACGTTGACGTAAATTAGTGAAATTTGATCGAATCTTGCTATTTTATAAAGTGTTAAATATGACccattaaatttcaaaatatgtCTATCGAGCATCCTTGTGCCTGTAGCTCTCCCACTATATGTTTAGcgcaaaatacaaaacaaatagcGGCGGTAAGTGTCAAGCTTCCTATAACTGTTACAaataacttttacagtacatatggtgctactttctcgcacgcgtgcgggaatgagcactttccgtgcatggggcctaccgtgaaaacagaaattcgaaaattgcgaggatcttgctcttttactctcataaaggcgtaattagagtgacaagaGAACAATGCTcacaattgacgaatttcgattttcgcggttatagcccataTGTCGAatctttaaagagccatatgtactgtgaaaccttgtacgatacacgtacgaacaggtaattcgcaactcggtcgtattttaatttatcaccacttgttgcgaatttcctattttccgcacttgtatcgtaattaaCTATTACATTATAACATTGAATAAAAAAGATCTACTTGGCCTACTAGACTAAAACCTTTTATTTTGGCCACTCGTTGAAGTATACGAATTCATGATTCAAGAGCGCGGAGCGCGCATTGATTTAGAATTATAGTTGAGTCGATGAAAACTTGAGAAGCATTATAATCTTATGACATGATGAATTAAAATCTAATTGTTAAATTGTCACGTAATTGAAAAGAGGTTATTCTTCTCTAGTCCGGCCGTACTAAGTTTCAAATCCAGTATTTTGAGGAATTGCAAAGGGGAAGAGATAACTTTtttccatttatttaaaaaaaatgcgctctatgttaaaatatttcctttatctgtgccggtttcattcattcatcaatATACATTCATTCGATTATCTTTCTTGTCTATGACGCGAACCCAAAAGTAGAGTAGCAACACGAGGGTTTTGTgtaggaaaaatagtaaaatatatatatatatatataattcccGTCCTAAGTCCGCGTACAGCTTCCACTGGATCATTTCAATCGATTATTACATTCTGAGATAAATCCATAACATGCTTATGGATTTGACCGATGAACTGGAGCAGAGTGATAGCGGTATGGAGTCTTTGACAGCGAGCAAAGATGATACCCCTGAGCGTAAGCCTGAAGATAATTTCAGCCTGCCCGTGGTATGTGGTGACGAAAAAACGTAATTTCTATTCGGGCAATTAGCGTGTGCATACTCTTTAATGTTCGTTTACTTTCTCTTTGCAGTTAGGATCTTCGCCAGAGTTAGGAGGGCCATTGAAGGAATATGATGATGtgagtatatatttattaggcCTATCTcaacttatttatattaaaatacattcttttaatacatcattttgttacatttccattatttaggttatatttgatttcattttttcataATAGGTTatgttgattgattgattgagtcattgtgaaatttaaataaaagatctTTTTGTTTTAGGAACCAGACGAGACCTTATCTGAAAGACTATGGGGACTGACTGAAATGTTCCCACAATGTGTCAGAAATGGAACATACACCTTAACTACCAAGACATTGTAAGTAATTCATaagattttaacattatttgatTTCAACTACCCAAATCATAATATGAATAACTTTTGGGATGCCATAGTTAACCAGGAATATAtgtatagttttgccatgtctgtctgtctgtctgtacctGGGTTAGCTCAGTGTTctattaattgttaattaaccCGTTTTAATCTTAATTGCATCAAAGAAGTTTGACTTCTgaacaatacttttttttctcTGTGCAAGAAGCAAGTTTGCCATAGAAACAATGGGAGTTGAGAAATGATAGCTTTCTTATAAGTCATCCTCCCATTTGGTAAAAGCAAATGTTAATGTATTGTAAATCTTTTTGGCCAGGTCCGGAGCTAAAGCATTCTATGGTTTGTCCCGCTCACTGGTGTGGATTGTTGCGAGCTCATCTGTAATACTGTTTGCACCTGTCATTTTCGAAGTGGAGAGAGCTCAAGTAGAGGAGATGCAAAAGTCTCAACAGAAACAAGTAAGTCTTACTTAAATATTCTTAGAATAAGAGTTAGATTAACAGGAAATCTGCTTAAAATGGTTTTAAAGGGACTACATCAAAAACACATCTTAACCGGCAAAGTGTATTATCCatgtaaaaatgtatgtaatcaAGTTGCCGGGACCAGTGTAAAATAGCAATTATGTAGATTATTAAATGGCTTCTGCTGTAACTGGAAACTTCACACAAACATTTGAtatctttttgtatggaattttccAGATATGTTGAATCTATTGTTGTGTGTGCACTAGGGTGTGCTCCCAGTACTGGTTTTCTGTACTAAATCTCTCCTGGAACCAGAAATTCCCGGATCACACCATaaaaatttaaccttttgaccaccaaagacgtcatatgacgcgtgCAGCTACAGcgcaatatcaaccttcatgcgtaccaacaaggttcacgattacgcgccacATACGATAGgtgtggcgttcaaaaggttaattatAGGAACCATCCCTAGTTGTCTCCACCTATCAGTataatagcttttaagtaaacAATGACACTGATGGTTTTACAATACTGTTTACCATCTCTGCCATAGGGTTAGGGAATCAAGTAATTAGTCAAAATTTAATGActtatacgttttatttattttacaggtgTTACTGGGAACCAATACTGCCTTATCAGGGCCTATGCCAAATATGCCACCGATGCCGCGATAAACTATACTTGTAATCAAGCTAAACACTATtcagtcatattatattgttgtaTCCATAATGTCGAAATGTCACCCCGAATGCTTTAATGTTAGGTTGTTAGTTATAAATAGAGTAAATAGGAATCCTTTAtgtaaatttcaatattttctttTGATTTGACTTAAAGTATATAAACATTTAGTTTTCAACATTTCAGTCATTGTCACAATTCGAAACGAATTATGCATTTACCCATATAAAGTGAATCAACATACAGATATTTCACTCTAGTAATGTTCTACACAGAGGTTTTTGGTTTAATGGAATACCATATTTCCTATAAAATCTaatatatttaggtacattGATGTAGTGATATGATTTTTTCAGTCATTTGTAGATAATGTTTTGTTAACAATacttatagaaataaaatattgttaaaggaaatatactttttatttttcttcatttAATTTGTACCTTTAGTTTAcctaatacataaataaataattttactgtacatacatatgttGCTATATTCCCGCACGCATGCGGGAAAttagcactttccgtgcatatgtcgaaactttaaagagccatatgtactgtaaaacgttgtacgatacatgtgcgaataggtaattcgcaactcgtgtcgatttaaaacactcccttcacgtgttttaatttatcaccactcgttgcgaattttcttattttctgcactcgtatcgtaaataactattgaacattcttacacaaattgactacgccccacagtaagttcaagaaggcttgtgttgtgggttctcaaacaatgataaatataatatgtaaatacatagaaaacacccatgactcgggaacaaatatccgtgctcatcatagaataaatgccctcaccagtggtagcagcatggttccatttttagggttccgtagccaaatggcaaaaaacggaacccttatagattcgtcatgtccgtctgtctgtccgattctgtcacagccacttttttccgaaactataagagctgtactgttcaaacttagtaagtggatgtattctacgaaccgcattaagattttcacacaaaaatagaaaaaaaacaataaattttgggggttccccatacttagaactgaaactcaaaaaatcttttttcatcaaacccatacgtgtggggtatctatggataggtcttcaaaaatgatattgaggtttctaatatcatttttttctaaaatgaatagtttgcgcgagagacacttccaaagtggtaaaatgtgtgtcccccccccgtaacttctaaaataacagaatgaaaaatctaaaaaaaatatatgatatacattgccatgtaaacttccaccgaaaattggtttgaacgagatctagtaagtagtttttttttaatacgtcatgaaattaaaaaaaaaattatttcatcatacccatacgtgtggggtatctatggataggtcttcaaaaatgatattaaggtttctaatatcatttttttctaaactgaatagtttgcgcgagataaccttccaaagtgaaaaaaagtgtgtccccccccctgtaacttctaaaataacagaatgaaaaatctaaaaaaaatatataatatacattaccatgcaaacttccaccgaaaattggtttgaacgagatctagtaagtagtttttttttaatacgtcataaaatttaaaaaaaatttttttcattaaacatatacgtgtggggtatcaatgaataggtcttcaaaaatgatatttaggttcctaatatcatttttttctaaactgaatagtttgcgcgagagacacttccaaagtggtaaaatgtgtgtccaaagtgggaaaatgttgaacaagatctaataagaagatttttttttaatacgtcttaaattgtacggaacccttcatgcgcgagtccgactcgcacttggccgcttttattatcactttcgcgcttacatacttgttagaacatgacaggcatggtgataaatgataaagagccgaccatcttagccctacaggattcgaaccaaagaatataataataatcgaacccaggaccatcggcttcataggcagggtcactacccacttaggccagaccggttgttgTCGGTCGTGACCTGGCTTAACTTATGAGTAGAAACCTACACAAAGGCACTAATgcgtttttttatgatataggaggcaaccGAGCAggcggatcacctgatggtaagcgattaccgccgccaaTAGATACCCGCAACACCTGAGTGCGTTGcaggcctttaagatgggagtacgctcttatCTTCAAGTTGAAACCGAATGGTCGTTTTTACCATTGTTCTAACATTTGCGTTTCATGTCACCTATAATTTAGCCCAGGATTGTCTCATTTCAACTAGCACTGGCAATCATACTGtaacgctagtactagcacgcAAAAgagggatgagtatagttttctttattcttaccaaagaatataatactcactaggagattcttactgactgacaagttgtgtttgcaGACTATAAGGCCATATACGCACGAGAGCTTAAAAAGCGTTGCGTTAAAACCTGACATTACAAGTTGCATACGCTAAATTCGATTTAACAGCCATGACTCAAAGTCGAAATTCCAACAACACGATAAAAAAGCGCCACCGCCATCTTGTGAAAAAAAACACGGGTATCCATTTGTGTCATTCAAACGCTTTATTAATGCGCGTTGTAAAAGCGCTCGTGAGTTTGAGGCCTAAATGAACCCACTATTCCACACTATCGATTTTGTGACTGAATAAGTTTTGTTCCCAAGCCTCGAAGcacaaaaaaaagcggccaagtgcgagtcggactcgcccatgaagggttccgtaccatttatgacgtattaaaaaaaaactacttactagatctcgttcaaaccaattttcggtggaagtttccatggtaatgtatatcattttttttttttagttttatcattctgttattaaGTTAcaggggacacacacacacacacacacacattttaccactttggaagtgtctctcgcgctaactattcagtttagaaaaaaaatatatgggaaACCTCAAtaccatttttgaagacctatccatagataccctacacgtataatataataataaagctttatttgtccatgcaaaaaaatatatctaataatTGCAATAATAATTCTATAGTGCGATAACATACGATgtaacttgaataataaaaattaatacttattgaatatttatgcactggtaaatttaacttaattggaatgaattatatttaattataattaatttcttttCAATTATTGGTATTTAGATTGttagaatttaaataattataaattttaatttaatttttggatgGACCCCCttcgggtaaaagcctcctccaagGTATGCCACTTTGTTCTGTCTTTTGCTGTTTTTAGCCATCCTCGGCCTGCTATTGCCACTATTTCGTCTGTCCATCTAGCGTACGGACGGCCACTCGATCTTTTTCCTGTCGGTCCGGTCCAATCAACCGCTCTCCGAGTCCATCGGTTATCCTCGTACCTAGCGACGTGGCCAGCCCACTTCCACTTGCTCTTCAGCGCGAAAGTTAAGGCGTCGGTAACTTTGGATTTCTTGCGGAGGTCAGCATTTCTCACTCTATCTTTGAGCCTTAGTCCCATACTGCACACGTatgggtgtgatgaaaaaaaaattattttaaattttatgacctattaaaaaaaactacttactagatctcgttcaagccaattttcggtggaagtttgcatggtaatgtacatcatatattttttttggtttatcattctcttattttagaagttacaggggtgggggggggacacatgttaccactttggaagtgtctctcgcgcaaactattcagtttagaaataa includes the following:
- the LOC133524357 gene encoding mitochondrial import receptor subunit TOM22 homolog isoform X2, translating into MSIEHPCACSSPTICLAQNTKQIAALGSSPELGGPLKEYDDEPDETLSERLWGLTEMFPQCVRNGTYTLTTKTLSGAKAFYGLSRSLVWIVASSSVILFAPVIFEVERAQVEEMQKSQQKQVLLGTNTALSGPMPNMPPMPR
- the LOC133524357 gene encoding mitochondrial import receptor subunit TOM22 homolog isoform X1, whose product is MLMDLTDELEQSDSGMESLTASKDDTPERKPEDNFSLPVLGSSPELGGPLKEYDDEPDETLSERLWGLTEMFPQCVRNGTYTLTTKTLSGAKAFYGLSRSLVWIVASSSVILFAPVIFEVERAQVEEMQKSQQKQVLLGTNTALSGPMPNMPPMPR